One window from the genome of Pirellulales bacterium encodes:
- a CDS encoding tetratricopeptide repeat protein, protein MARNLQTPVSANRGEKSGEVPRVPTAVPPHSPVWTLLAVVAVGVAVGIVYRGALHVPFIFDDRECVVGNPSIRQLWPLFGDAERPGPLNPPRDFSTAGRPVVNWTFAVNYHFGQLDPAGYHLFNIVLHGLSALLLWRIVRRTLRLEFFRDRFARVADPLALLVALLWAVHPLNVEAVVYVTQRTELLMGLFYLATLYASLRYWTAPTEPRRWAWCLVAAAACFSGMGCKEVMASAPVMVLLFERTFLAGSFRQAWRASWRLYSLLASSWLLLLVLHHGGSRSESVGFHLGVAPYVWWATQTKVLLLYLKLCIWPWPLVIHYEIPHLDTVAAALPWVLPVVGLMLLTVILVARRTAAGFVLTWMFAVLSPTLLVPIVTEIAVERRMYLPLAALVALAVGGGYLLARRFFTAAHSPTSAPLWVMGAAGIALIITYCAVDRRRLEAYADTVNIWQDALAYYPASNVINANLASELLVAGRPEEALTVSRQALSLGCDSRGIHNNLGASLTALGDRYGFQPGQLDEAVVQLNEALRISPDFEDALVNLAFALLKGGQPDQADAHCARALQINPRNAQALYARGTIFMALGKANEAAQYLQQAVEQDPRSAAAHYGLALVLLNGSQPQAARDHLQEALRLDPTLPEVHYALGGVLAAQGDLRGAAHEYAAAADLRPAYAQAVNNLGVMQMNLGEMDNAIRSFAEAVRRQPDYKEAQGNLERAQQVKRQQDGEQKQ, encoded by the coding sequence ATGGCACGAAACTTACAAACGCCCGTCAGTGCCAATCGCGGCGAGAAATCCGGCGAGGTACCTCGAGTGCCAACGGCCGTACCACCACATTCGCCGGTCTGGACCCTATTGGCAGTCGTAGCCGTCGGCGTGGCGGTCGGGATCGTCTATCGCGGTGCGCTGCACGTCCCGTTCATTTTCGACGATCGAGAATGCGTAGTTGGCAATCCGTCGATCAGGCAACTGTGGCCCCTATTCGGCGACGCGGAACGGCCGGGCCCTCTGAATCCGCCGAGGGATTTCTCGACCGCTGGCCGACCGGTTGTGAATTGGACGTTTGCGGTCAACTACCACTTTGGGCAGCTAGATCCTGCTGGCTACCACCTTTTCAACATCGTCCTGCACGGCCTCTCGGCGCTGCTGTTGTGGAGAATCGTGCGACGCACACTGCGGCTCGAATTCTTTCGTGACCGCTTTGCACGCGTCGCCGATCCGCTTGCGCTGCTGGTCGCGCTGTTGTGGGCCGTTCATCCGCTGAATGTCGAAGCGGTCGTATATGTAACGCAGCGAACGGAGCTGCTGATGGGACTGTTTTATCTGGCGACGCTCTATGCCAGCCTGCGTTATTGGACAGCCCCGACCGAACCCAGGCGGTGGGCGTGGTGCCTGGTCGCGGCAGCAGCTTGCTTCTCGGGTATGGGGTGCAAGGAAGTAATGGCTTCGGCGCCCGTCATGGTGCTGCTCTTCGAACGAACCTTTCTCGCAGGTTCATTTCGCCAGGCGTGGCGCGCTTCGTGGCGATTGTATTCACTTCTGGCAAGTTCCTGGCTATTGCTGCTCGTCTTGCATCACGGTGGATCGCGTTCGGAATCGGTCGGCTTTCATCTTGGCGTGGCTCCCTATGTGTGGTGGGCAACGCAAACGAAAGTACTGCTCCTTTATTTAAAGCTCTGCATTTGGCCTTGGCCCTTGGTGATTCATTACGAAATTCCGCATCTGGACACCGTCGCCGCGGCGCTGCCTTGGGTGTTGCCCGTCGTCGGATTGATGCTGCTCACCGTTATTTTAGTCGCGCGACGCACCGCGGCTGGATTCGTGCTGACGTGGATGTTTGCAGTCCTGTCGCCGACGTTGCTCGTGCCGATCGTGACGGAAATTGCCGTGGAACGCCGCATGTATCTGCCGCTGGCCGCGCTCGTTGCGCTCGCCGTCGGCGGTGGTTATCTCCTAGCGCGACGTTTCTTCACGGCCGCGCATTCGCCAACGTCTGCGCCGTTATGGGTGATGGGGGCGGCCGGGATCGCTCTCATCATTACCTATTGCGCCGTCGATCGACGCCGACTGGAAGCGTACGCAGATACGGTAAACATTTGGCAAGACGCGCTTGCTTATTACCCTGCTAGCAACGTGATCAACGCGAATCTGGCTTCGGAACTATTGGTGGCCGGTCGACCAGAGGAAGCCCTCACAGTATCCCGGCAGGCACTATCGCTGGGATGCGACAGCCGGGGAATTCACAACAATCTGGGAGCTTCGTTGACGGCGCTTGGCGATCGCTACGGTTTTCAGCCAGGCCAACTCGACGAAGCAGTGGTACAGTTGAACGAGGCCTTGCGGATCAGCCCCGACTTCGAAGACGCACTCGTGAATCTGGCGTTCGCCTTGCTCAAAGGTGGGCAGCCTGACCAGGCGGATGCTCATTGCGCACGTGCATTGCAGATCAATCCGCGCAATGCGCAAGCGCTGTACGCCCGGGGAACGATTTTCATGGCATTGGGCAAGGCCAACGAAGCAGCCCAATACTTGCAGCAAGCAGTCGAACAAGATCCGCGCTCCGCGGCAGCCCACTATGGGCTAGCGCTTGTATTGCTCAACGGATCACAGCCGCAGGCAGCCCGCGACCATCTACAAGAAGCGCTGCGCCTCGATCCCACTTTGCCCGAGGTTCATTACGCACTGGGTGGCGTGCTAGCGGCACAGGGTGACTTGCGCGGCGCGGCGCACGAATACGCCGCCGCCGCCGACCTACGCCCCGCCTATGCCCAGGCCGTCAACAATCTGGGCGTCATGCAAATGAACTTGGGCGAAATGGACAACGCTATCCGGAGCTTTGCCGAGGCCGTCCGTCGTCAGCCGGATTACAAAGAAGCGCAAGGCAATCTAGAACGAGCGCAGCAAGTCAAGCGGCAGCAAGATGGCGAACAAAAGCAATAA
- a CDS encoding tetratricopeptide repeat protein → MANKSNKNRTTGSRDSGDSRSTAIPPTGISRERLLLAGAAVILAAGIALVYQRALNAPLIFDDETVIAKNPSLKQLWPLFGDSELRGPLNPPRDLSTSGRPLVNLSLAINYHFGEIETAGYHVVNMVLHLLATLLLLGIMRRTLRLDFFSPSIRTAADPLAFLVALAWTLHPLHTETVVYITQRTELMVGLFYLATLYASLRYWNATTDRSRRIWNLLAMLACALGMTCKEVMVTAPVAVLLFDRTFVAGSFRAALARSRWLYAGLAASWLVLLVLNIGGPRSSSAGFRTSLPAYSWWLTQTEVLILYLRLVCWPWPLTIHHQIPFLTTIGEAWPWLLTATLLAIATLALVARRTAAGFAIAWTFLILSPTLVVPIVTEVAAERRMYLPSASLLALVIVGGFALLEWIGKSEGTLADAGRGRRSLPVIAACALALAAAYGTVSVRRLAAYESAISIWQDAASCEPHDATVQTNWGVALAADGRPQEAIEHYEEALRIDPAAPEARPNLAEAYYDLGLRQLDQNKPAEAEKFFLTALGINADFANAHYALAGARAAQGDARGAAQNYAVAAKLRPDYVAAWINLGATRLGLGETESAASAFQQALRHSPDNADASFGLGIALAKLGKGREAAEQFQAAYRADPRRADAHFELANLLVAANNLPAAAEEYRAAIRVQPDYLEAWQNLGAVSLAQGNVKQAIATFQEVLRLQPDYPQARANLERAIELSRQQEGK, encoded by the coding sequence ATGGCGAACAAAAGCAATAAGAATCGTACGACTGGCAGTCGCGATTCGGGCGATTCTCGTTCGACCGCGATTCCGCCGACCGGAATATCGCGGGAAAGGCTGTTGCTGGCCGGCGCCGCGGTCATTCTAGCCGCCGGCATCGCGCTCGTTTACCAGCGGGCCCTCAATGCCCCGCTAATCTTCGATGACGAAACTGTCATCGCAAAAAACCCGTCGCTCAAACAATTGTGGCCGCTGTTTGGTGATTCCGAATTGCGCGGCCCACTCAATCCGCCGCGCGACCTTAGCACCTCCGGTCGACCACTGGTGAATCTCTCGCTGGCCATAAATTATCACTTTGGCGAAATCGAGACCGCGGGCTACCACGTCGTCAACATGGTATTGCACCTGCTGGCGACTCTATTGCTGTTGGGGATTATGCGGCGCACGCTACGGCTCGATTTCTTTTCTCCCTCGATTCGCACCGCTGCCGATCCACTGGCATTTCTCGTCGCCCTGGCCTGGACGTTGCATCCGCTGCACACCGAGACCGTGGTCTACATCACGCAACGTACCGAGTTGATGGTCGGCCTGTTTTACTTGGCGACGCTGTACGCCAGCTTGCGTTACTGGAACGCAACGACAGACCGCTCTCGCCGGATTTGGAATCTGCTGGCCATGTTGGCTTGCGCCTTGGGCATGACGTGCAAGGAAGTAATGGTCACGGCTCCGGTCGCAGTCTTACTCTTTGACCGAACATTCGTGGCAGGTTCGTTTCGCGCGGCGCTTGCGCGTTCTCGGTGGTTGTACGCTGGTTTGGCGGCGAGTTGGCTCGTTCTTCTGGTGCTCAACATCGGCGGGCCGCGTTCATCGTCCGCGGGCTTTCGCACGAGCTTGCCCGCCTATAGCTGGTGGCTGACACAGACCGAGGTGTTGATTCTCTATTTGCGACTCGTCTGCTGGCCTTGGCCGCTGACGATTCATCATCAGATCCCCTTTCTAACAACCATTGGAGAGGCCTGGCCGTGGTTATTGACCGCGACGTTGCTGGCCATCGCGACGCTAGCGCTCGTCGCCCGGCGCACGGCGGCGGGATTCGCGATTGCCTGGACTTTCCTGATTCTTTCGCCGACTCTGGTCGTGCCGATCGTCACGGAAGTTGCCGCCGAGCGGCGGATGTATTTGCCGTCGGCGTCACTCTTGGCGCTGGTGATCGTCGGTGGTTTTGCGCTGCTCGAATGGATCGGCAAATCGGAGGGCACTTTGGCCGACGCGGGCCGTGGACGACGCTCATTGCCGGTGATCGCCGCTTGCGCTCTCGCGCTCGCAGCCGCTTACGGCACCGTCAGCGTACGGCGCCTGGCTGCTTACGAAAGTGCGATCAGCATCTGGCAGGATGCCGCATCGTGCGAGCCGCACGATGCGACGGTGCAAACAAACTGGGGTGTCGCGCTGGCGGCAGATGGCCGCCCACAAGAAGCCATCGAGCATTATGAAGAGGCATTGCGTATCGACCCCGCAGCGCCCGAGGCTCGCCCCAACCTGGCCGAAGCCTACTATGATCTTGGGCTACGGCAGCTCGATCAGAACAAACCGGCCGAGGCCGAGAAGTTCTTCCTGACCGCGTTAGGTATCAACGCCGATTTCGCCAACGCGCATTATGCGTTGGCTGGCGCGCGGGCCGCGCAAGGAGATGCGCGCGGCGCCGCACAGAACTATGCCGTAGCGGCTAAGCTGCGGCCCGACTACGTCGCGGCCTGGATCAATCTCGGAGCGACGCGATTAGGCTTGGGAGAAACCGAGTCGGCGGCCAGTGCGTTTCAACAGGCACTGCGCCATAGCCCCGACAACGCGGACGCCAGCTTCGGCCTTGGAATTGCGCTGGCCAAGCTGGGAAAAGGTCGCGAAGCGGCTGAACAATTTCAAGCGGCGTACCGCGCCGATCCGCGGCGGGCGGATGCGCATTTCGAACTGGCCAATCTGCTCGTCGCTGCCAATAATCTGCCAGCCGCGGCCGAAGAGTATCGTGCCGCAATTCGCGTGCAACCCGACTATCTC